The nucleotide sequence CGaagtcgatcatgccttctccgcggtggttgggtgggtgaccggccatctagagaagacaaaggagtaggatcaatgcatgctcaaatccaaatttaaataaagcaataaaagactcaaataagAGAATCGAACAAGAacaaaattttatgcataggtcattttgcatgagagcgaataaataagacagactcatATAACGACAAAgtaatgagaaattagatacatattaataataacgaacaaagcataaataccttgcaacccatgttatagagctaggacctaatgcatttcacccatcaaaccccaactgactgacgaataaatcccaataattttactaaaaccctaaactGACTTGCTTTGAAAACAACTCACTTAAACAAGCGACAAGATTTTTCCCtcgaaccacaagaacagatcccaattttcccggaacaaatccaattgcaaagaacatatgcaatgaaaaggattcagagggctcttaggtttttccatttggcttgtcctacggtcaaggtcggctctgataccaacttgtcacgcccagaaattcccgaatagaattccaagcagaatgtgcattaaaatccccgtccaggaccagccggggtacacaaacgacaatgttgacattcagatccacgtcttacaaatatcataaaagtcttacaaaaatgcagcggaaacaaaagataactggagctaagccttgactaaactgcagcgggaacaccactccacaggcatcctcgacggcacggacgaagcctactcctcggggaaaccttcatctgacacatacccgtcctctggggttgggaaaagtagagcaagactgagtactacccactgtactcagcaagtcataccggaataggggtatgatgcagggaattaacaaagaagagctagagtggttcatttgcataaatactggcatttataaacaggaatttaatgcgaaaacagttgtaataattaagcagtattaaatatccgctgtccaacgctaacccacgttgcgacaggcccaaccatccacctaaactatccaagttcaacagattacactagggtgagactaatcacggtgaatctggttgaccgcccataaccgcgggcgcggctattcgaatagttttactctgatcagaggtgtacaactgtacccacaagacacagccccacgacacgtttccgtgcgccggcatgccaccacgacataccggaaagaggccgtgacaggacccttcgcataaccccctctagccaagcacaccacacctcaggtttcacccccgtccccagcgggcaacgggcagtcccctctcgtgcctaggtgaatccggaagcgacagaggccgtcgcagggcccgccccgctccatcacgcccacccttgcctggatgcgtcgactagaggaaagctacactacaagcccagccgttgcccacgctggcttgtggtaagtacgataaattcttctagggcatcccgcgaaccggtccttaactgccatgggtgcgaccagcaaaaccatgcacccacagcccaccatgtgattcattttaattaaccaacaccagagcggtggtactaatccaacattatcatataaacctataatctaggttttaaatgagatctccccattgtgtgctagttgaactaagcatggctaagcaaaccctagtcctaactctaatcatgttatgacccaagctaacaaaggagcatggtatcaaaatagtATGGCTGTAataataggtaaccatcccatagtaatattgcaaaacaaatgcggtatttgaaagaaaacattaggacatttgcaatataggatcaatatgatcaagtgacaagcatgacttgccttgctctgctgctggagggacctcggcgactatcttgaagtacaccggagcgtcggaagaaccggaatctagcgacatacaaagcaaacattgcaaacaggctataagactactgaaacagagaacaaaaccatttttaatggattctacacatttttcttgatttactgagacttgaatgggattaaacggagctcggatgaattagttatgatttttagaagattcactgtgtttattactataaaagaaaaaccttaaatcatttattgcgcaatattaaccagggctgacgtcagcacggaggggtgcggcgccgacatgcgggacccaccggtcagcggcacggggaggagagaggaggcgtcggcccgcgggcccactgtcagcggcacgggagatggaaggggcggcggcgccacgtggcggccgaaccgacggccccgatctacccaagggtagatcggacggcggtggGAGCTCGCGGCCGGGCGCGCGGGCATGGCGCAAGCCGaaccggcgaccatggcgccggcggcgcagcgctcacgcggcggcggtgcgcatgcggcagcggcgcaaggcgacggccgacggcgaccgaccggcggcggagagcggcggctagaggaggagcggcggctacgcagctaggcggcgacgcggcggctaaacggtgcgggagagagaaaacgaggaggagggccttaccgacaacggtcgacgacggcgggcgacggaggacgatggcgacggcgggacgagctccggaacctcctaacgaacaaaaggagagggattagagggagagggaagagcgcgagagagcgagagcgccggccgaaggcggcggccatggcgtcactcaccggcgcacgacggggatgggtctccggcggcgaacctcaaaggggaaggggcggccgaggtagatctcgaccccgcgaatctaacggcggcgacggcgcaagacggcggcgagcctagcggcggctagcggcggccgaagtggcaaaaacggcggcggcgggtggttgcaagGCGCGGAGACGATTGGGAGCTCGGGAggggtcggcgaaatggggaaaaagcgagagggggtgccggcgatgcttaaatagggggagagagggccggacgtggccggaagaggcgggattcgccggccgacgtgggggagtggggaggagagagaggcgggattcggttttcgaatcccggccatctcgggcgcgggcgcgagcgggagagagaggggaatgggcgcggagggcgcggcgcacgcgcggacgtggccgacgtggcccggggaaggcggagacgagggcgcggcggcggtttcgggcgcggcggcgcgccgggatcggcgggaggagggagacgggaccgacaggtgggccccacctgtcggcgaccccgagagaggaggcggcgggcggcctggGCTGCCGGACTGgtcgggctgggcctcggcctgtgGCCGGCCCagtagagaggagggggaggaaaagggaaatgggccgacggcccatttgacaaaaaggaggaaaaagaaaggaaaaaagaaaaagaaaaggaaaaaggatttttccctggaattaaaatattgcttgctcaattttaattggttgaaaattatttctagagctctgaaaattccactaaaaatcctgttaatgaatttcgacatgtagaactcaagaaaaattccacatgtccaatccgattattatttgcattactttcttagggttttctcctgatttcacctgcattttcttggggtcatttgtaaattcaatttttggcttgggaggaaaacttcggggtgtgacatcaCCCAAGAGCTAAAAGTccacaattactccctccaattgctcctctctctctcaccttcttgTTGGCCCCACGTGTCAATGAGTCAAAGATATTCTTGGGAATATCTTTTTCAATACTCCACACATATTTCTCTTTTCTAGAAATTCAATAAATCATTTCCTATATTCCAAATTCCATAAACCCATCCTCTTAATCCGGAGATTCCAATAATTCGTCCCCTCGAGCCCGTACgtcagtgactgtcaataatattcttgagaatattatttctataaaattccataaaccatttctcctattccagaaactccaattaaacttccaaaattcatatcttctcaaccgctcttccgtttgactccgttcaacttccagtaattccgtaaaattgagatctatttaatggcactactaattagtctaaataggatctttcgtTTGGtcctttgtttaggttttcgattgtttgcgcatagttgcggttatcggattttcgtcgatcgcgggttttctcgaagattcgtgaagcttcgtgaagaccttgagcaaggcaagtcaccctttgatcaattgctcctataattgaaaagtcattattattttgtttgcaacttgcattatagaatcacacacttaacttgcttggcctcggtttgcatgCCAAatcgacggacctacccagtagtcgcactaatttccgtaggtcgtactaccctgattccttgtcgctccacccttgtggtacctcggtattcgtgctctctgagcgcgtataccaaatatcccacatacaccgttgcttgtcgaaaacttgggaaatgggtttgtgaagccttcaaaacctgacatgtggtgtcggtgtgtttgaaaataaaatgaattgtgaaaactcgcgatgcgggggttgtgcctatgtggcactgtcccgtattcgcatataaggaccgattcctgtgggaaactcatcgaacataatcaaagtgcaaccacaaggtggaatgggacaccctggctaagtagctagtcggttcagggaaacctcgcatgccaatagttgggaacgccggggcggggtcggttggagccaaaccgggttcctggtaaggcaagaacGCGAAGCTTGCCAgattaccgatcgaggtggttggagtttgatttgtgcacgcctaaaatggcctatgtttatgtgaggatttgatccttctatgtggcatgaggtatccctgggtcggcttgagaaaggctttgtcgcgaacctctgacaccggccagtgtctggagtaagttcgtgtcttgtgggtaaagtgtacccctctgcagaggttaacaaactgttcgaacagccgtgcccacggtcatgggcggatgtgaggtggttcccgttgcgtagatttgtttgcctgtgccttgtgaaaagttgttgtggtgtgggaatcgtaaccagaatcagcctatatggcagatggatgacctgagtggtcagaaacgaatctgtgtgattcgggatgtctgcgggcatcatagactaggcttcccgagtggaagcggattgttgtgctgctgggcagctggactctgggagtccgagaaaatgaaaaaggctctgggagccgattaatcaagtggaatggctctgggagccgagaagtaatgatctgacccgggaggtcggtacgttactaaatgagctgttgaaaagcatctcttaaagtcgaatcgagacgcaagtctcttttcgcccaaacatagaaagaaataaatcacttagtgatttcaaaatgtcttcaaataaaagatttgcaaaacaaccttgcctctcttccaagcttgcattaaacacctaagttcccgtgacttgctgagtacgaaagtactcacccttgctctatataaatatatatatatagttcctccgccctgaagagaagataaggtgaagtgaagattagggtttcgtcctggttcccagccgtcgcctgtggtgttgggtgttagaccgttggttccgctgctgctgctgttgttggtgttcgcctcgtccgtgtcgtcggttgtattctcgggctgtctgagctgcaacctaagttaaggtaaataagtcctctatttattttaaggatttgcaatgattcatatttgtcaccgtgggtaccagcactatgtcctgggactggtactgagatcgcggtttcgtaggaagcggttcgcgctgtctttcctacgacacgctcctatcaggtgccgttgtgcggcggtgccggattggggtgtgacaaaagtttgaagaaaaagttgtaaCTTAAACACGACCTAGGTAGTTTTCTTTGTTTTTAATCAAGCAGtaattttatactccctccgttccataatataagggattttgagtttttgcttgcaatgtttgatcactcgtcttattcaaatttttttgaaattattaattattttatttgtgacttactttattatctacagtactttaagcacaacttttcattttttacatttaaaaaaaaaatttgaataagacgagtggtcaaacattgcaagcaaaaactaaaaatcccttatattatgggacggagggagtaattcgtAATCATTCGTCGTACAACCTTTATAATAATCAGGTGTAAGGTATTTGATGTATATGTCTCAATTAATTTCATTATTAAAAGAACCCGTGAAACACATGCCTGAACAGCATAAACAAGTTTCCATCAAGATGGCTagcgtcgtcctcctcgtcgtcttcttcttttaatactccctcgttccctaaatatttgatgtcgttgacttttttaaacatgtttgaccgttcgtcttattcaaaaacttttgtgaatgtgtaaaactatatgtatacataaaagtatatttaacaataaatcaaatgataggaaaagaattaacaattacttaaattttttgaaaaagacgaacggtcaaacatttttaaaaaagtcaacggtgtcaaacattttgggatggatgtagTATTATGCTGGCATCATCTACTAGACTGATTATGTAGTCATTTGATGGAACATAGTGATGACCACTACCACCGAAGAGGAAACTCTCTTCTGGAGTAATCCCCAAAGAATGTCTTCAGAAATCAGACATCGTCtcaatagttataaaaaaatcttAACAATTTTAACAGTATTTATACATGATACATGTACAACTCCATAAGTTTCTAACTCTTATAGTTCTTGGACTCAACTCACACGTGagaaataataaaacaaatccaGCATAAGAATAGTGCCGGTACTAGCAGTACTATTTACATCTGGATTTATCTTTATTATTCCTCAAGATGTAGAccaaatttgaagttgattctTACTAGAGTGATAAATGTCACTATACCCTGCACTACCattcttttctattttgttACAACTATTTCCATTGGTTTGGACAGCAAATGTATACAGGGGAAGAATATCCCGGCAAGATAATCCATTTCCGACCACTTCGTTAAACAAGGCAGGGGTGCGCCGGCACAAATGGTATGTTTGGAGGagatttaactatttgccacttttaagataTAGTTATTAAAGATTTATCACTTGATCTATAACATATAAACTCTCACGTATCTATGACATATGATTTCACTGGTAAATTTTTTATCACCACTCGTAAAAAttgcaaatagttaattattcgtGGACACGATGACACGATGCAGAGAAGTACGGATGACTAATATAGCGATAATATTTCTCTTGGGAGTACAGTTAATGGCCAGCAAGGAAAGCAATCACTCGATCCATGAGCTTGACGGCCTTGCTGCTGCCGTACTTGCGGACGAAGAAGGCGTGGCCCTCGCCTTCTGACTCGAACCAATCCACCTCTCCGCCCCACCCACTTCGCTTCACGGCGTCGTAGTACGCACGTTCCCTTGGTCTTATCGGGTCCTCCGACGCCGCGCAGACCAGCATCCTCTCGCACGCCAGCTTCGTCAGGCTCGGCGCGCCGGCCGCCATGGGGTTCATCCGCGGATCGTCCAGCCCGCCCTTCGCGTCGGGGAAGATGATCGACCACCTCTTCTTGACGCTTTCCCAGAATTCCTCCGGCTCCCCTTCCATCCTCGTCTCGCCGCAGAACGAAGGGTGGAGCAAGATTGTGCCCTCTATGCGCGCCGGTACCGCGGCGTCCAGGCCACGCACGCCCACGGCGATGGTCATGTTGTGGGCTATGTTCCCGCCAGCGCTGACGCCGGCCAAGAAGACTCGGCCGGTGTCGCCGTGCTCGGACAGCCATGGGTCGGCCCCGGACAACGCCCAGTTGAGCGCCGCCCAGGAGTCGTCGTACGCCGCCGGGAGCAGGTGCTCGGGAGCGAGGCGGTAGTCGACGGAGACAGCGATTAAACGGGCCCTGGCGACGATATCGTTGATGTTGCGGTGGCGCTTAGGGCAGCTAGCTGACCCGACGACGAAGTAGCCGCCGTGGAAGAAGACGAGGATGGGGAGCTTCGTCTTGCCGTCGTCATCGGTAGCAGCCTGGATGAGTGGTAGGTAGAGGCGCACGAAGACGCCGGTGACAGCGTCGATGACGACGTCTTTGGAGGTGACGCCGGTGTCGGCGTCGAAGCCGGCGGGCACGGTCTCCATGTCGCCGGTACGGTCGGCGTGGCCATCCTTGTATAATCGGAAGCTACCGGCGTCGACGAGGATCTCGCTGCTGCTCGAATCCATTGCGCAGCTCCCTTCAAGAAAGGTAGTAGCTCCCAAATCGAGCAACGAGAGAGTGGTTTTGTGTGGTGCAGGGCAAATTAATTAGCACCGCATCCCACATTTATTCTTGAGCGGCAACCATATTCTCAACCATAATAATGCTATCATTATAGACAACATTAGAAAAATAAGACTCACATACCAGTGATTATATTGATAGTGACATTATGATAGAGGATCACATATGGTTATACCAACCATCTAAATCATTGTTTGCAACTTCCCACTTAGAATTATATTGGTACTGTAGTACTCatctgtttatatatatatatatatatatacatatgtacatatatatatgtatatatatatatgtacatatgtatgtatacatatgtatgtacatatgtatatatacatatatatatgtacatatatatatatatacatatatatacatatatatatatatatatatatatatacatatatatatatatatatatacatatatatatatggtgttctttattttaaaatactagCAAAATACTCATGCTTTGCTAtgggtaaaagaaaatatattataatatgtcatagacaaaatatattttcatcaaATATCAGTATCACTTGTTCgcttatttaaatatatatagcattCACTTATTTGAAACAAATACTTTGTTTGAAAGAAATAATGAACTTTTCCATAATATCAGAAAATATCAGGGGCtaatatataaaaattgaaaaaaaaatggtggggtgACAGTGGCAGATTCATTGCTCCCATCACCAATGTCTTTTAAAATAGTATAGATAACATCTAATCAAGTGTCTTAGTgaaagtattatttattttgttgtgattttttattaaatGTATTTCAAGcataacttatatttttaaaattttgaaagaaGACAGCTGATCAAACATCATATAAAAACTAgcattttcatatattttaaaaaataaagtatatTGTTAAAATAgtaagaagataaaaaaaaagtacacccaTTGAGACTTGCAAGTATTAATCTTTACTAAGTTGACATGTGGCTCGACTGATTAACAAGGACAAGCAACATAATTCAGTTCTTTTTTCTTGAGGATGATGACAGCATTTATTAGTCCGCTAACAAATATTGCCTTCGGCAGTTCGGCCCATGGGCCGCTTCTTATTTAAGTGAGAAATCCGAGACAACACGCAACTCACAACACCCCTTTACAGGTGGTCTAAAATAATACCCGCCGGTGAAAATATAATAACGTGTATGAGAGTATCTatgcatctttcgaaagatttttattatcatatcacacagatttttaatatTTAGATTAAAATTCAATAGACATagtaaaaaacaaaaagcaactaagaaacatcataatggacactaattaccatatcttcaagaaaaagaccaaatctaataagaaaaaaaatctttcgagtgagatatagcaaaattgaaTGTGTATAGTTGGTTATTGACTACATATgaaaatctattttacaatcAAGTGTCTTATTATGGGAACCATACATAAAAATAGTATTATTTTCACATATAGTCCACCTAATGAAAAGAGTTGCAAATAAGAACTGTCAACCGGACCAACAACATCACAACCTtaatctccctccctccctccccaaatTCACTCTTTTCCATTTCTCCCCTTCAGCTCAATCCCTCTCTCTACGATGATGATCGGGGCCAAGGTGGTGATGGTGGTAGCAGCAATTAGATCCCAAACTCGACCTCTCTCAACAGCGACGACCAAGCGAAGGTAAGGGGTGGCAAATGACAAGGAGGAtcccgacgacggtggcggacCTTGGCCGGGGCCGCCAAATCTGGTGGCAGTGGGCCTCGGTGGCAAGGGTGAAGGGGAAGGGCGGCCTCATCTTGCCGGAGCTTGGGAAGGTGACGATGATGGTGACCACTCGGGGTGTCTACAACTGCAGGGAGGTCTACAGCTTGGTGGCTCACATGGCATTAACAATGGCAGCTTACGGGCATAGATCTAGCAGCGACAAGCCTTAGGACCTCGGGCGCGCCAGATCCAGCGACGTTGGGTTGAGAGGGCTGTGGATGTCGATGATGGGGTCTGCTGCTCGGCGATGGCGTCAACAACGATGGCAACAAACTTGTGTACTTCTGGGCGTTCTCACTGCTATAGCATCGACCCATGCATTGATTTAGGGCTAGTCGTTGACACTGAAATTGTTAGAACCATGCAAATTT is from Oryza sativa Japonica Group chromosome 9, ASM3414082v1 and encodes:
- the LOC4347255 gene encoding tuliposide A-converting enzyme b1, amyloplastic, yielding MDSSSSEILVDAGSFRLYKDGHADRTGDMETVPAGFDADTGVTSKDVVIDAVTGVFVRLYLPLIQAATDDDGKTKLPILVFFHGGYFVVGSASCPKRHRNINDIVARARLIAVSVDYRLAPEHLLPAAYDDSWAALNWALSGADPWLSEHGDTGRVFLAGVSAGGNIAHNMTIAVGVRGLDAAVPARIEGTILLHPSFCGETRMEGEPEEFWESVKKRWSIIFPDAKGGLDDPRMNPMAAGAPSLTKLACERMLVCAASEDPIRPRERAYYDAVKRSGWGGEVDWFESEGEGHAFFVRKYGSSKAVKLMDRVIAFLAGH